The following are encoded together in the Nocardia sp. XZ_19_385 genome:
- a CDS encoding hemolysin III family protein — protein MRGWIHTWAVGVAAVACIVLIAKAATVSATAGWSTLVYGLTVCLLFGVSAVYHRVTWPTVQKRIQMKRADHSMIFLFIAGSYTPFALLGLPGRTGKILLAVVWAGALAGVALKLLWPTAPRWVGVPLYLLLGWAIVPVAGQLHTQIGIAPLILLLIGGVIYSGGAILYATKWPNPWPAVFGHHEFFHAATVLAALTHYIAIWMVVLR, from the coding sequence ATGCGGGGCTGGATCCACACCTGGGCCGTCGGCGTCGCCGCCGTGGCATGCATCGTGCTGATCGCCAAGGCCGCGACCGTCTCGGCGACTGCGGGCTGGTCCACGCTGGTCTACGGGCTCACCGTCTGTCTGCTGTTCGGTGTCAGCGCCGTCTATCACCGGGTGACCTGGCCGACCGTGCAGAAGCGCATCCAAATGAAGCGCGCGGATCATTCGATGATCTTCCTGTTCATCGCGGGCAGCTACACGCCGTTCGCGCTGCTCGGGCTGCCGGGCCGGACCGGCAAGATCCTGCTCGCGGTGGTGTGGGCGGGCGCCTTGGCCGGCGTCGCGTTGAAACTGCTGTGGCCGACCGCGCCGCGCTGGGTCGGGGTGCCGCTGTATCTGCTGCTCGGGTGGGCCATCGTGCCGGTCGCCGGGCAACTACACACCCAGATCGGTATCGCGCCGCTGATCCTGCTGCTGATCGGCGGAGTGATCTACAGCGGCGGTGCGATCCTCTACGCCACCAAGTGGCCGAACCCGTGGCCGGCCGTGTTCGGGCATCACGAGTTCTTCCACGCCGCCACGGTGCTGGCGGCCCTGACCCACTACATCGCGATCTGGATGGTCGTTCTGCGCTGA
- a CDS encoding adenylate/guanylate cyclase domain-containing protein yields MAEQDTDNATTGTGDREDAVHLAPPMNRVRRVIAWLVLWALRARWGLAAVVITANLSGFAVIVTELWLSNFFDKLGENWMRILGLVAIYPTIGFLVGVALAIRDRSVYFGWFDQARKPTPEEARRLLRLPYAITLRALAIWIPGVIVASVVFTHVTAHDDRGVTAALFTIGALESAGITFLIVDRLIRPTIPVLARVLGATMHWSSSVLVRLVLSWAVAGALPMMMLIVVLADPASAAQDRIRTAIYLSAVGLAVGALATALLALAVASPIRMLRQALDRITQGELNVRVPIGSTSEIGRLEHSVNELAANLRERQRMRDLFGRHVGTEVAERALAEQDVDLKGDVREVSALFVDVTGSVALSTGLSPHEFVAKLNRLLTIVVTATEQNNGLVNKFEGDAALCIFGAPITLDDNATPALRAARRIRDEVLASGELDIGIGVARGQVFAGDVGSDTRLEYTVIGDAVNEAARLTTEAKEVPRRILVSSAVIDAAAPNEQAKWHLYQRIQLRGMREPTSCWSDVDYSGHIIEDGEPDSVPLTPPGTTDPATARGPVTEIRALVTETDSAPAGDRP; encoded by the coding sequence ATGGCAGAGCAGGACACGGACAACGCGACCACCGGTACAGGTGATCGCGAGGATGCCGTGCACCTCGCTCCCCCGATGAACCGCGTGCGCCGCGTGATCGCCTGGCTGGTCCTGTGGGCGCTGCGGGCGCGCTGGGGTTTGGCCGCGGTGGTGATCACCGCCAATCTCAGCGGTTTCGCGGTCATCGTCACCGAACTCTGGCTGAGCAACTTCTTCGACAAGCTCGGCGAGAACTGGATGCGGATCCTGGGTTTGGTGGCGATCTACCCGACGATCGGCTTCCTGGTCGGCGTCGCGCTGGCCATCCGGGATCGCAGCGTCTACTTCGGCTGGTTCGACCAGGCGCGCAAACCGACGCCCGAGGAAGCGCGGCGGCTGCTGCGGCTGCCGTACGCCATCACACTGCGGGCGCTGGCGATCTGGATCCCCGGCGTGATCGTTGCCTCCGTGGTGTTCACCCATGTCACCGCGCACGACGACCGGGGCGTCACCGCGGCGCTGTTCACGATCGGCGCGCTGGAATCCGCGGGCATCACCTTCCTCATCGTGGATCGCTTGATCCGGCCCACCATTCCGGTGCTCGCGCGCGTCCTCGGTGCGACCATGCACTGGAGTTCTTCGGTGCTGGTCCGCTTGGTGCTCAGCTGGGCGGTGGCGGGGGCGCTGCCGATGATGATGCTCATCGTGGTGCTCGCCGACCCGGCCTCCGCGGCGCAGGATCGGATTCGCACCGCGATCTATTTGTCCGCCGTCGGACTCGCGGTCGGCGCGCTCGCGACGGCGCTGCTCGCGCTGGCGGTCGCCTCCCCCATCCGCATGCTCCGGCAGGCGCTGGATCGGATCACCCAGGGCGAGTTGAACGTCCGGGTGCCGATCGGCAGCACCAGTGAGATCGGGCGGCTGGAGCATTCGGTCAACGAGCTGGCCGCGAATCTGCGGGAACGCCAGCGGATGCGGGACCTGTTCGGGCGGCACGTCGGCACCGAGGTGGCCGAGCGGGCGCTGGCCGAGCAGGACGTGGACCTCAAGGGCGACGTGCGGGAGGTGTCGGCCCTGTTCGTCGATGTGACCGGTTCGGTCGCGCTGTCCACCGGGCTGTCGCCGCACGAGTTCGTCGCGAAGCTGAACCGCCTGCTCACCATCGTCGTCACTGCGACCGAGCAGAACAACGGACTGGTCAACAAGTTCGAGGGTGATGCGGCGCTGTGCATCTTCGGTGCGCCGATCACGCTGGACGACAACGCGACGCCGGCGCTGCGGGCAGCCCGGCGGATCCGGGACGAGGTGCTCGCCAGCGGTGAACTCGATATCGGGATCGGGGTCGCGCGCGGGCAGGTGTTCGCCGGTGACGTCGGCTCCGACACGCGGCTGGAGTACACGGTGATCGGCGACGCGGTGAACGAGGCGGCCAGGTTGACCACCGAGGCCAAAGAGGTGCCGCGGCGGATCTTGGTGAGCAGCGCGGTAATCGATGCCGCCGCACCCAATGAACAAGCGAAATGGCATCTCTACCAGAGGATTCAGCTGCGCGGGATGCGGGAGCCGACCTCCTGCTGGAGCGATGTCGACTACTCGGGGCACATCATCGAAGACGGCGAGCCCGACTCGGTCCCGTTGACGCCGCCCGGCACCACCGACCCGGCCACCGCGCGCGGGCCGGTCACCGAGATCCGCGCGCTCGTCACCGAAACCGACTCGGCCCCGGCCGGAGATCGCCCGTAG
- a CDS encoding thioredoxin domain-containing protein produces MNQLASATSPYLRQHADNPVDWREWDAVALAEAAERDVPILLSIGYASCHWCHVMAHESFEDAATAAVMNENFVCIKVDREERPDLDAVYMNATVAMTGQGGWPMTCFLTPAGEPFYCGTYYPKVARGGMPSFTQLLTAVADTWQNRRDEVDKASGQVTEALRAQAAGLPDADLALTAELLDHAAAAVLRDEDPEHGGFGGAPKFPPSALLIGLLRSWERTANPEVWGAVTRAAEAMARGGIYDQLRGGFARYSVDAAWLVPHFEKMLYDNAQLLRAYTHVARCASRTEPNALAERITREIVQFLLDDLGTEQGGFASALDADTHLEPGGPGVEGATYVWTPAELAGELGAIDGAWVAELLGVTTAGNFEQGTSVLTRYTDPDDQARFDGIRAALVKARDRRPQPARDDKVVTAWNGMTITALVEAGSVLQQQDWIAAAVRCARFLLAEHVVDGRVRRASLGGVVGASPGVLEDYAWLVTGLLALHQATAELEWLDHGQALLDKAIAHFADPDTAGSWFDTADDAEVLVTRPRDPIDGATPAGASALAEALLTAAALSAPDKAVQYRELADRTLERAAVVLARAPRSAGQWLTVAEAALRGPLQVAIARSAENPDAARELLETAHRSSPGGTVIIAAAPDAVPLLADRPTSGGQAAAYVCRGTVCELPVTTPDDLRRVLDR; encoded by the coding sequence ATGAACCAATTGGCCAGCGCGACATCGCCTTACCTGCGTCAACACGCTGACAACCCCGTCGATTGGCGGGAGTGGGATGCTGTAGCTCTGGCGGAAGCGGCGGAACGGGACGTGCCGATACTGCTGTCCATCGGATACGCGTCTTGCCACTGGTGTCATGTGATGGCGCACGAGTCGTTCGAGGACGCGGCGACGGCCGCGGTGATGAACGAGAACTTCGTGTGCATCAAGGTGGATCGGGAGGAGCGGCCCGATCTGGATGCGGTGTACATGAATGCCACCGTCGCGATGACCGGGCAGGGTGGGTGGCCGATGACGTGTTTTCTGACGCCTGCGGGGGAGCCGTTCTATTGCGGGACCTATTACCCGAAGGTGGCGCGGGGTGGGATGCCGTCGTTCACGCAGTTGCTGACCGCGGTGGCCGATACCTGGCAGAACCGGCGGGATGAGGTGGACAAGGCTTCCGGGCAGGTGACCGAGGCGTTGCGGGCGCAAGCCGCGGGGCTGCCGGATGCGGATCTCGCGCTGACCGCCGAGTTGCTCGATCATGCTGCCGCCGCGGTCCTGCGCGATGAGGACCCTGAGCACGGCGGTTTCGGTGGGGCGCCGAAGTTTCCGCCGTCGGCGCTGCTGATCGGGTTGCTGCGAAGTTGGGAGCGCACCGCGAATCCGGAGGTGTGGGGAGCGGTGACGCGGGCTGCCGAGGCGATGGCGCGGGGCGGCATCTACGACCAGTTGCGGGGTGGGTTCGCGCGGTATTCTGTCGACGCTGCCTGGTTGGTGCCGCATTTCGAGAAGATGCTTTACGACAACGCGCAATTGCTGCGCGCCTATACGCATGTGGCTCGCTGCGCCTCGCGGACCGAGCCGAATGCCTTGGCGGAGCGGATCACTCGCGAGATCGTGCAGTTCCTGCTCGACGACCTCGGTACCGAGCAGGGCGGGTTTGCCTCCGCGCTGGATGCCGACACCCATCTCGAACCCGGTGGTCCAGGAGTGGAGGGCGCGACCTATGTGTGGACGCCAGCGGAGCTGGCCGGTGAGCTCGGGGCTATCGACGGCGCCTGGGTCGCAGAGCTTCTCGGGGTGACTACAGCGGGCAACTTCGAGCAGGGCACGTCGGTGCTGACTCGCTATACCGATCCTGACGATCAAGCGCGTTTCGACGGCATCCGGGCCGCCTTGGTGAAAGCCCGTGACCGGCGTCCGCAGCCGGCTCGGGACGACAAGGTGGTCACCGCCTGGAACGGTATGACGATCACCGCGCTGGTAGAGGCGGGTTCGGTGCTCCAGCAACAGGATTGGATCGCGGCGGCGGTGCGGTGCGCGCGGTTCCTGCTGGCCGAGCACGTGGTCGACGGCCGGGTGCGACGCGCGTCGCTGGGTGGCGTCGTGGGTGCTTCGCCCGGTGTGCTGGAGGACTACGCCTGGCTCGTCACCGGCCTCCTGGCGCTGCATCAGGCCACCGCGGAGCTCGAATGGCTCGATCACGGACAAGCATTGCTGGACAAGGCAATTGCGCACTTCGCTGATCCGGACACGGCGGGCAGCTGGTTCGACACCGCCGATGACGCGGAAGTCCTCGTCACGCGTCCACGTGACCCGATCGACGGCGCCACCCCGGCGGGCGCGTCCGCTCTCGCCGAAGCACTGCTCACCGCTGCCGCCCTCAGCGCACCCGACAAGGCCGTCCAGTACCGGGAACTGGCCGACCGCACCCTCGAACGCGCCGCGGTCGTGCTGGCGCGCGCCCCACGCTCGGCAGGGCAATGGCTGACCGTCGCCGAAGCCGCCCTGCGCGGACCGCTCCAGGTCGCCATCGCCAGATCCGCCGAGAACCCGGACGCGGCAAGGGAATTGCTCGAAACCGCGCACCGGTCGTCCCCCGGCGGCACGGTCATCATCGCCGCCGCCCCCGACGCGGTCCCCTTGCTGGCCGACCGCCCCACCAGCGGCGGGCAGGCCGCGGCGTACGTCTGCCGCGGCACGGTGTGCGAGCTTCCGGTCACCACCCCGGACGACCTCCGCCGCGTGCTCGATCGCTAG
- a CDS encoding type VII secretion target, whose protein sequence is MAPTAQQISVAITAVRTQATGWAERSTTSAQWATDAATYRLTKLQGGIFFLMVEEYNAVISKLEERFKEAELSMKDIARTLNTAASVYEQEDQAREHELRNLY, encoded by the coding sequence ATGGCTCCTACGGCACAGCAAATATCCGTGGCAATTACCGCGGTCCGAACTCAAGCGACCGGGTGGGCCGAGAGGTCTACCACCTCGGCTCAGTGGGCAACCGACGCGGCCACCTATCGCTTGACCAAGCTGCAAGGCGGAATCTTTTTCCTCATGGTGGAGGAATACAACGCCGTTATTTCCAAGCTCGAAGAGCGGTTCAAAGAAGCGGAACTATCAATGAAAGACATTGCCAGGACGCTGAATACGGCAGCCAGCGTGTACGAGCAAGAAGACCAAGCTCGCGAACACGAACTGCGCAATTTGTACTAG
- a CDS encoding PIG-L family deacetylase has translation MSERLTIMAVHAHPDDEVLTTGGVFARYGEEGIRTVLVTCTNGEQGDGPGGVKPGAPGHDPAAVAEQRLGELRASAALLEIEHLELLGYQDSGMDGWDANSDPRAFANVPVSTAAAELAALIEKYRPQVIVTYDEKGGYGHPDHIQAHRITVAATESTGIPAKLYYAVEPREGTREMFAAAKANGLDMGDFELPEDFGTPIAEITTVVDVTGYTRRKVKALEAHGSQGDSAFFLGLPDPMQDLILGTEYFVRQHNRVDGAPDQETDLFAGLR, from the coding sequence ATGTCGGAGCGACTGACGATCATGGCTGTCCACGCCCATCCTGACGATGAAGTTCTCACCACCGGCGGCGTTTTCGCGCGCTACGGCGAGGAGGGGATCCGCACGGTCCTGGTGACCTGTACCAACGGCGAGCAGGGCGACGGCCCCGGCGGCGTGAAACCCGGTGCACCAGGCCATGATCCGGCCGCAGTGGCCGAGCAGCGGCTGGGTGAACTCCGGGCGTCGGCCGCACTGCTCGAGATCGAACACCTCGAACTGCTGGGCTACCAGGACTCGGGGATGGACGGCTGGGACGCCAACTCCGATCCGCGAGCCTTCGCCAACGTGCCGGTATCGACTGCCGCCGCCGAACTCGCCGCCCTCATCGAGAAGTACCGTCCGCAGGTGATCGTCACATATGACGAGAAGGGTGGTTACGGCCACCCGGACCACATTCAGGCGCACCGCATCACGGTCGCGGCCACGGAGTCCACCGGCATCCCGGCCAAGCTGTACTACGCCGTCGAGCCGCGTGAGGGTACCCGGGAAATGTTCGCCGCGGCCAAAGCCAACGGCCTGGACATGGGCGATTTCGAACTGCCGGAAGACTTCGGCACCCCGATAGCCGAGATCACCACCGTAGTCGACGTCACCGGCTACACCCGGCGCAAAGTGAAAGCCCTCGAGGCACACGGCAGCCAAGGCGACAGCGCCTTCTTCCTCGGCCTGCCCGACCCGATGCAGGACCTCATCCTCGGCACCGAATACTTTGTCCGCCAACACAACCGAGTCGACGGTGCGCCCGACCAGGAGACCGACCTGTTCGCCGGGCTGCGCTGA
- a CDS encoding ABC transporter permease has product MTDSYLHVSAVVQAVLIAAIVSIAIGVLVYRSPAGSAVSTAAASIILTIPSFALLGILIPVLGLGVPPTITALVLYALLPILRNTIVGLSSVDPAVTDAARGVGMNRLRVLAVIELPLAWPAILAGMRISTQLIMGILAIAAYAKGPGLGNLIFSGLSRLGTPTAVPQALTGTVLIILLALLLDVLLVLAGRLTTPGGIRE; this is encoded by the coding sequence ATGACGGACTCCTACCTGCATGTCTCGGCGGTGGTCCAAGCTGTGCTGATCGCCGCGATCGTATCGATCGCGATCGGCGTGCTGGTCTACCGCAGTCCCGCCGGCTCGGCGGTCTCCACCGCCGCCGCGAGCATCATCCTGACCATTCCGTCGTTCGCACTGCTCGGGATCTTGATTCCCGTTCTCGGACTGGGTGTTCCGCCCACCATCACCGCGCTGGTGCTCTACGCGCTGCTGCCGATTCTGCGCAACACGATCGTGGGATTGTCCTCGGTCGATCCCGCCGTCACCGATGCCGCGCGCGGTGTCGGCATGAACCGGCTGCGGGTGCTCGCCGTCATCGAACTGCCGCTGGCCTGGCCCGCCATCCTCGCCGGCATGCGGATCAGCACGCAGCTGATCATGGGCATTCTGGCCATTGCCGCCTATGCGAAAGGCCCAGGCCTGGGCAATCTCATCTTCTCCGGGCTGTCGCGACTCGGCACGCCGACCGCGGTGCCGCAGGCGCTGACCGGCACGGTGCTGATCATCCTGCTGGCACTGCTGCTCGACGTCCTGCTCGTCCTCGCCGGACGACTGACCACCCCCGGGGGTATTCGTGAGTGA
- a CDS encoding ATP-binding cassette domain-containing protein, with the protein MSETVEPAVSGVEIVLDSVTKSYSGQRDPAVEQVSLTIPAGETVVLVGPSGCGKTTTLRMINRLIEPSSGTITIGGQDASAVNPDQLRRGIGYSIQQAGLFPHLTVAKNIATVPGLIGWDRKRISDRVTEMLDLVGLDPGTFRDRYPRQLSGGQQQRVGVARALAADPPVLLMDEPFGAVDPITRGLLQDELLRLQAELRKTIVFVTHDFNEAVKLGDRIAVLGNQSRVLQYDTPGAILAEPADATVAGFVGADAALKQLTLTRVEDVELGDCPTALVTDSVASLRTRITDGGNDFGLVLDEQSRPLRWVTLPQLAIAKSLRDAGTGVGEGVSLRSTLQQALEALLADSTANAVVTGRRGAYAGLITIDTLVTHLSALRATHSGTGSV; encoded by the coding sequence GTGAGTGAAACCGTCGAACCGGCCGTGTCCGGGGTCGAGATCGTGCTCGACTCGGTCACCAAAAGCTATTCCGGGCAACGGGATCCGGCGGTAGAGCAGGTCTCGTTGACCATCCCGGCCGGGGAAACGGTGGTGCTCGTCGGGCCGTCGGGGTGCGGTAAGACGACGACCCTGCGGATGATCAACCGGCTGATCGAACCCAGCTCGGGGACGATCACGATCGGCGGGCAGGACGCGTCGGCGGTGAATCCGGATCAGCTGCGGCGCGGGATCGGGTACTCCATTCAGCAGGCCGGGCTGTTTCCGCACCTCACGGTCGCGAAGAACATCGCCACCGTGCCGGGGCTGATCGGCTGGGACCGCAAGCGGATCAGCGACCGGGTAACGGAGATGCTGGATCTGGTCGGGCTGGATCCGGGCACTTTCCGGGATCGCTATCCACGTCAGCTCTCCGGCGGTCAGCAGCAGCGGGTCGGCGTCGCGCGGGCCCTCGCCGCCGATCCTCCGGTGCTGCTGATGGATGAGCCATTCGGTGCGGTCGATCCGATCACGCGCGGGCTGCTGCAAGACGAATTGCTGCGACTGCAAGCGGAATTGCGCAAGACGATCGTGTTCGTCACGCACGATTTCAACGAGGCGGTCAAGCTCGGCGATCGAATCGCGGTACTGGGCAATCAGTCTCGCGTCCTGCAGTACGACACCCCGGGCGCGATCCTGGCCGAGCCCGCCGATGCGACGGTAGCCGGATTCGTGGGAGCCGACGCGGCGCTCAAACAGCTCACGCTCACCCGTGTCGAGGACGTCGAACTCGGCGATTGCCCCACCGCTCTGGTCACCGATTCGGTGGCGTCGCTGCGCACCAGAATCACCGACGGCGGCAACGACTTCGGCCTCGTTCTCGATGAGCAGAGCCGCCCGCTGCGGTGGGTCACGCTGCCCCAACTCGCGATCGCGAAATCCCTTCGTGACGCGGGAACCGGAGTGGGCGAGGGTGTTTCGCTGCGGTCCACCCTCCAGCAGGCGCTGGAAGCCCTGCTAGCCGACAGCACCGCGAACGCCGTCGTCACCGGCCGGCGTGGTGCGTACGCGGGGCTGATCACCATCGACACACTGGTCACGCACCTGTCGGCCCTCCGCGCAACACACTCCGGAACCGGCTCCGTATGA
- a CDS encoding ABC transporter permease, giving the protein MTAQTERRAEHIRLFAQPVLALLLSAGVLVWAFARDLTATQQASLSAGNIATVTWEHLLITATVVVIVIILAVPLGTALTRPRFRLLAPLFVGIANIGAAAPAIGLIVLFYLITRTTGFWIGVAPIVLLALLPVLRNTILGFQQVDPTLVDAGRGQGMSAATVLRRVEFPLAVPYILAGLRISLVLAVGSATLSFLVSAGGLGILIDTGYKLRDNVTLWVGAVLAVALALLIDWVGALAERYLGPKGLR; this is encoded by the coding sequence ATGACCGCGCAGACCGAACGCCGCGCCGAACACATCCGGCTCTTCGCGCAGCCGGTGCTCGCCCTGCTCCTCAGTGCGGGCGTGCTGGTGTGGGCGTTCGCGCGCGATCTCACCGCCACCCAGCAGGCCAGCCTGAGCGCGGGCAATATCGCCACCGTCACCTGGGAGCATCTGCTCATCACCGCGACCGTGGTCGTCATCGTCATCATCCTCGCGGTGCCCCTCGGCACCGCCCTCACACGGCCCCGATTCCGCCTCCTCGCACCGCTTTTCGTCGGCATCGCCAACATCGGGGCGGCCGCGCCTGCCATCGGCCTGATCGTGCTGTTCTACCTGATCACCCGCACCACCGGCTTCTGGATCGGCGTCGCGCCGATCGTGCTGCTGGCCCTGCTGCCGGTGCTGCGCAACACCATCCTCGGCTTTCAGCAGGTGGATCCCACGCTCGTCGATGCCGGTCGCGGACAGGGCATGTCGGCAGCCACCGTGCTGCGCCGCGTCGAGTTCCCGCTTGCGGTGCCTTACATCCTTGCGGGACTGCGGATTTCGCTGGTGCTGGCGGTAGGCAGCGCGACGCTGTCCTTCCTGGTGAGCGCGGGCGGCCTGGGCATCCTCATCGATACCGGCTACAAGCTGCGCGATAACGTCACCCTCTGGGTCGGTGCGGTACTGGCGGTGGCGCTGGCGCTGCTCATCGACTGGGTGGGCGCGCTCGCGGAACGCTACCTCGGACCGAAGGGGCTGCGATGA
- a CDS encoding glycine betaine ABC transporter substrate-binding protein gives MRARIRRGCTAFALTLTVLLAASCGLEAGRSVPLDVGPGSIQPIPELEGVRITVGSKDFTEQEILGLIIAFALDAAGAEVRDLTDIVGSNSLRDAQVRGQVDIAYDYTGTGWMNYLGNESPVAGSQAQFEAVRDADRAAHGMIWAAMAPVNNTYAIATSARTAAETGVKTLSQYANLVNTDPAAAATCVGTEFSVRQDGFPGVVRKYGIDGGKVLKQVVDDAIVYQSTADARQCRFGSVAATDGRIPGLDLRLLEDDLGFFPQYNAALVMREDFTKAHPQVIEVLTPISRLLTNESVTELNRKVDVEGREPATVAREWMAAQGFITIP, from the coding sequence ATGAGAGCCCGAATCCGGCGTGGCTGTACGGCATTCGCGCTGACGCTCACGGTACTGCTGGCCGCCTCCTGCGGGCTGGAAGCCGGTCGTTCGGTGCCCCTGGACGTGGGTCCCGGCAGCATCCAGCCGATACCCGAACTGGAGGGTGTGCGAATCACCGTGGGCTCCAAGGATTTCACCGAACAGGAAATCCTGGGCTTGATCATCGCGTTCGCGCTCGACGCGGCCGGGGCCGAGGTACGGGATCTGACCGACATCGTCGGTTCGAACAGTCTGCGCGACGCCCAGGTACGCGGGCAGGTCGACATCGCCTATGACTACACCGGCACCGGCTGGATGAACTACCTGGGCAACGAATCCCCCGTCGCGGGTTCGCAGGCCCAGTTCGAGGCGGTCCGCGATGCCGACCGCGCCGCGCACGGAATGATCTGGGCCGCAATGGCTCCCGTGAACAACACCTACGCGATCGCGACCAGCGCGCGCACCGCCGCGGAAACCGGCGTAAAGACGCTGTCCCAGTACGCGAACCTGGTCAACACCGACCCCGCCGCCGCAGCCACCTGCGTCGGCACCGAATTCAGTGTGCGCCAGGACGGATTCCCGGGCGTGGTACGCAAATACGGCATCGACGGCGGCAAAGTCCTGAAGCAGGTCGTCGACGACGCCATCGTCTACCAGTCCACCGCCGACGCCCGCCAATGCCGCTTCGGCTCCGTCGCTGCCACCGACGGCCGCATCCCCGGCCTCGACCTCCGCCTCCTCGAAGACGACCTCGGCTTCTTCCCGCAATACAACGCCGCCCTCGTCATGCGCGAGGACTTCACCAAGGCTCACCCCCAGGTGATCGAAGTCCTCACCCCGATCTCCCGCCTGCTGACCAACGAATCCGTCACCGAACTCAACCGCAAGGTCGATGTCGAAGGCCGCGAACCCGCCACCGTCGCCCGTGAATGGATGGCGGCACAGGGCTTTATCACCATCCCCTGA